A part of Candidatus Saccharibacteria bacterium genomic DNA contains:
- a CDS encoding HAD family phosphatase, with amino-acid sequence MTTQKFAAFDIDGTLFRSGLYREVSYELTKMGKVPKEISEALTVKHREYRDRLHGNAFEEFERVLVSEFDALTTHIKVADYDEAVARVLSKKAENVYVYTRDLIRKLKDEGYFLIAISGSQIELVEPFAIKYGFDAWVGQQWERGDEFFTGAIVKTHTGKDTILKRMMKEHNLTLTDSIAVGDSNGDVGMLGMVDRPIAFNPTFELYDTAIERGWDIVIERKNIIYTLAKQHGKYVLASAQPH; translated from the coding sequence ATGACTACGCAAAAATTCGCAGCTTTTGATATTGACGGAACGCTCTTTCGGAGCGGTCTTTACCGTGAAGTCAGTTACGAACTGACCAAAATGGGCAAAGTCCCCAAGGAAATATCTGAAGCACTTACAGTCAAACACCGCGAATATCGTGACCGCCTGCACGGCAATGCATTTGAAGAGTTCGAGCGCGTACTCGTTAGTGAATTTGATGCCCTCACAACACACATAAAAGTAGCTGACTACGACGAAGCTGTGGCGAGGGTGCTGAGCAAAAAAGCTGAAAACGTGTACGTTTACACCCGCGACCTCATACGCAAGCTCAAAGACGAAGGCTATTTTCTTATCGCGATTAGCGGCTCCCAGATCGAGCTTGTCGAGCCATTTGCCATTAAATACGGCTTTGACGCATGGGTGGGGCAGCAGTGGGAACGCGGTGATGAATTTTTTACCGGCGCCATTGTCAAAACTCACACCGGCAAGGATACAATCCTCAAGCGGATGATGAAAGAGCATAATCTGACGCTAACAGACAGCATCGCTGTCGGCGATAGCAATGGCGATGTCGGCATGCTCGGAATGGTTGATCGCCCTATTGCATTTAACCCAACATTCGAACTCTATGACACGGCAATTGAACGGGGGTGGGATATCGTAATCGAGCGCAAAAACATCATCTATACTCTTGCTAAACAACATGGCAAATACGTGTTGGCCAGCGCTCAACCACATTAA
- a CDS encoding 8-oxo-dGTP diphosphatase, producing the protein MLLAMKKRSHGKGKWNGVGGKPEPGEALRDTAIRECYEEIGVRATALIKVADLAFYQEPFVDMYSNMDVEVYECTKWQGEPTESDEMAPCWFTTSDIPYDDMWPDDQYWLPEVLAGNYVAAEFVFDNQYKMIKHHLSASPRTEPH; encoded by the coding sequence ATTTTACTAGCGATGAAAAAGCGCAGCCACGGCAAGGGGAAGTGGAACGGCGTCGGCGGCAAGCCTGAACCAGGCGAAGCCCTGCGTGACACTGCGATTCGCGAATGCTACGAAGAAATTGGTGTACGGGCGACTGCGCTCATAAAAGTCGCCGACCTGGCGTTCTACCAAGAACCGTTTGTCGATATGTATTCAAACATGGACGTCGAAGTGTACGAGTGCACCAAGTGGCAGGGCGAACCAACAGAAAGCGACGAAATGGCACCATGCTGGTTTACGACCAGTGATATACCTTACGACGACATGTGGCCTGACGATCAGTACTGGCTACCAGAAGTTTTGGCAGGTAACTACGTTGCGGCAGAATTCGTATTCGACAACCAGTACAAAATGATCAAACACCACCTTTCGGCATCGCCGCGCACCGAACCTCATTAA
- a CDS encoding exodeoxyribonuclease III, with amino-acid sequence MKLYSWNVNGIRAVLSKGLLQQFIAEHDPDILCLQETKAERGQFEIDFPQYHEHFFSAVKKGYSGTAIFSKAKPLRYIDGFPDEIIKKFGVTGDSYGDPNAEGRVIAAEFADYWVVTCYTPNSKGDLSRLSLRYDKWDRAVLAYLQQLENGSFLAKLQESAGLDEVQGAAEKRTEPYLTYGSGVSQTATQQFAKPVLYCGDMNVAHQEIDLANPKPNVGKHGFTNEERERFQDYLDAGFVDTFRAAHPDKTEAYTWWTHWANARARNVGWRIDYWLASKTIAPKVKNPQIHATVMGSDHCPVSIEL; translated from the coding sequence ATGAAACTTTATTCGTGGAATGTTAATGGTATTAGGGCCGTGCTGAGCAAAGGCTTGCTGCAGCAATTCATCGCCGAACATGACCCCGACATACTATGCCTACAAGAAACCAAAGCCGAGCGCGGGCAGTTTGAGATTGATTTTCCCCAGTACCACGAGCATTTTTTCAGCGCCGTCAAGAAAGGCTACTCTGGCACAGCAATTTTCTCCAAGGCAAAACCGCTCAGATATATCGATGGCTTCCCAGATGAAATTATCAAAAAATTTGGTGTGACCGGCGATAGCTACGGCGACCCAAATGCCGAAGGGCGCGTGATAGCCGCTGAGTTTGCCGACTACTGGGTGGTAACCTGCTATACACCAAACTCAAAAGGCGACTTGTCGCGGCTTAGCCTGCGCTATGACAAGTGGGACAGGGCAGTCCTGGCGTATTTGCAGCAGCTCGAAAACGGATCATTTCTCGCAAAACTTCAAGAAAGTGCTGGCTTAGATGAAGTGCAAGGCGCAGCCGAGAAACGGACTGAGCCGTATTTGACATACGGCTCAGGAGTATCGCAGACGGCAACGCAGCAATTCGCTAAGCCAGTACTGTATTGTGGTGATATGAACGTGGCGCACCAAGAAATCGACCTAGCAAACCCAAAACCAAATGTCGGCAAGCACGGGTTTACCAACGAGGAGCGCGAACGCTTTCAAGATTACTTGGACGCCGGTTTCGTCGATACCTTTCGTGCCGCCCATCCCGACAAAACCGAAGCCTACACCTGGTGGACACACTGGGCCAATGCCCGGGCACGCAATGTTGGCTGGCGGATTGATTATTGGCTGGCCAGCAAAACTATTGCGCCAAAGGTCAAAAACCCACAAATTCACGCCACCGTCATGGGTAGCGACCACTGCCCGGTGAGTATAGAGCTATGA